The proteins below come from a single Candidatus Binatia bacterium genomic window:
- a CDS encoding hybrid sensor histidine kinase/response regulator, with translation MVATAEKVSTHDDRASLLIVDDEIGPAESLRMIFKPSYNVFMANSGRDALDIVRSTPIDVVTLDLRMPVMTGVEVMERIKELDPDIEIIVITGYSSLDSALRGIRSGVFDYITKPFDVPQISDLVRRAVARRRSALRSQRLKEDFLANLSHELRTPLGAIIGYSSILLEELGTLVTQDQRNHIERIQVNSLELSSLIDGVLLLNSIDAGEISLDIRPFDIVETVRRSIHRVQPTVHDKGLLLRTELPTTPLIAVSDEEKVERVIWALLDNAVKFTAKGAVSVEAREGAQPGALEIEVCDTGIGMDRDELLHALQGLSQGDSSPRRRYRGLGLGLRIATRLVDLLGGQLRVRSAANQGTRFTVTLPPRPSAAPRLHS, from the coding sequence AAATCGGCCCGGCCGAATCGCTGCGGATGATCTTCAAGCCGAGCTACAACGTGTTCATGGCCAACAGCGGCCGTGACGCGCTCGATATCGTGCGGTCGACACCGATCGATGTCGTCACGCTCGACCTGCGCATGCCCGTTATGACCGGAGTGGAGGTCATGGAACGGATAAAGGAGCTGGACCCGGATATCGAGATCATCGTGATCACCGGGTACAGCTCGCTCGATTCCGCCTTGCGCGGCATTCGCTCCGGCGTGTTCGACTACATCACCAAGCCCTTCGACGTGCCGCAGATATCGGACCTCGTGCGACGCGCGGTGGCGCGCCGGCGCTCCGCCCTGCGCAGTCAGCGCCTCAAAGAGGATTTCCTGGCGAACCTGTCGCACGAGTTGCGCACCCCGCTGGGCGCGATCATCGGTTACAGCTCCATCCTTCTCGAAGAGCTCGGCACCCTGGTGACCCAGGACCAACGCAATCACATCGAGCGCATCCAGGTGAACTCCCTCGAACTCTCGTCGCTCATCGACGGCGTGCTCCTGCTGAACTCCATCGATGCCGGCGAAATCAGCCTCGATATCCGCCCCTTCGATATCGTCGAAACCGTGCGGCGGTCGATACACCGCGTGCAGCCGACGGTCCACGACAAGGGCCTGCTGCTCCGGACCGAACTCCCGACAACGCCGCTGATCGCGGTCAGCGATGAGGAGAAGGTGGAACGTGTGATCTGGGCGCTGCTCGATAACGCCGTGAAGTTCACGGCCAAGGGCGCCGTGTCCGTCGAAGCCCGCGAGGGGGCTCAGCCGGGCGCACTCGAGATCGAGGTTTGCGACACCGGTATCGGCATGGATCGCGACGAGCTGTTACACGCGCTTCAGGGTCTCTCACAGGGCGACTCCTCGCCGCGCCGCCGCTACCGCGGACTCGGCCTGGGGCTGCGTATCGCCACTCGCCTCGTCGACCTGCTCGGCGGCCAGTTGCGCGTGCGCAGCGCCGCCAACCAGGGCACCCGGTTCACCGTCACCCTACCCCCACGACCGAGCGCGGCCCCCCGGCTGCACTCCTGA
- the cofG gene encoding 7,8-didemethyl-8-hydroxy-5-deazariboflavin synthase CofG — MPPSVDVVAPAGWRGLTGVVHRALGSALDGHPIDVDAAQTLLHTEDSTEISALLAVAGTVRSRLKGSTVTYSPKVFLPITNLCRDRCTYCTFRRDPDDPHAWTMRPAEVRAASRAGRGQGCVEALMCLGDKPELAFRSHRQTLAALGHRTTVEYVHQTCTIAIDEGLLPHTNAGVMSRDELQLLRPVNVSMGLMLECVSPRLRRKGQVHYHAPDKDPEPRMRMLREAGELHIPLTTGILVGIGETRAERVDSLAAIRDLHARHGHIQEVIVQNFRAKPNTGAATHPETGSLELAQTIAVARLLLWDMSIQAPPNLSPYDHRLLLAAGLNDWGGISPVTPDYVNPEAPWPHVAALADLCRSEGFTLQPRLPIYPEYVDRPGFLDPALATPVAARTAELGARIC; from the coding sequence ATGCCGCCGTCAGTGGATGTGGTGGCGCCCGCGGGCTGGCGGGGCCTGACTGGAGTCGTTCATCGCGCCCTCGGTAGCGCGCTCGACGGCCACCCCATCGACGTCGACGCCGCCCAGACGCTCCTCCACACCGAGGATTCCACGGAAATAAGTGCCCTGCTGGCCGTCGCGGGCACCGTGCGCTCCCGCCTGAAGGGCTCCACCGTCACCTACTCCCCCAAGGTCTTTCTGCCGATCACAAATCTGTGCCGCGACCGCTGCACGTACTGCACCTTTCGCCGCGACCCGGACGACCCCCATGCCTGGACCATGCGGCCTGCGGAAGTCCGTGCCGCCAGCCGTGCCGGACGCGGCCAGGGTTGCGTCGAGGCCCTGATGTGCCTCGGCGACAAGCCCGAACTCGCCTTCCGCAGCCATCGCCAGACACTGGCCGCGCTCGGACACCGCACGACCGTCGAGTACGTGCACCAGACCTGCACGATTGCCATCGATGAGGGATTGCTCCCCCACACCAACGCGGGCGTGATGAGCCGCGACGAATTGCAGCTACTCCGCCCGGTTAACGTCAGCATGGGACTTATGCTCGAATGCGTCAGTCCACGACTCCGCCGCAAGGGCCAGGTGCACTACCATGCGCCGGACAAGGACCCGGAGCCGCGCATGCGGATGCTGCGCGAGGCGGGCGAGCTGCACATCCCACTCACCACCGGCATTCTCGTGGGCATCGGGGAAACCCGCGCCGAGCGCGTCGATAGTCTGGCGGCTATTCGCGACCTCCACGCCCGGCACGGTCACATACAGGAGGTCATCGTGCAGAACTTCCGGGCGAAGCCCAACACCGGCGCCGCGACCCACCCGGAAACCGGCAGCCTCGAGCTGGCTCAAACGATCGCGGTCGCTCGCCTGCTGCTCTGGGATATGAGCATCCAGGCACCGCCGAACCTCAGCCCGTACGATCACCGCCTGCTGCTCGCCGCCGGCCTCAACGACTGGGGCGGCATCTCCCCCGTCACCCCCGACTACGTCAATCCGGAGGCGCCGTGGCCTCATGTCGCCGCGCTCGCCGACCTCTGCCGCTCGGAGGGCTTCACGCTCCAGCCCCGCCTGCCGATATACCCGGAGTACGTCGACCGACCCGGCTTCCTCGACCCGGCCCTGGCGACCCCCGTGGCGGCACGAACCGCCGAACTAGGAGCACGGATATGTTGA
- the cofE gene encoding coenzyme F420-0:L-glutamate ligase has protein sequence MSLTITPVHGVPAVQPGDDLAAILVAVLAERGPQPQTGDVLVVCQKVVSKAEGRVVRLDTVVPSDFAHRIAASTRDKDPRVVEVVLRETTRIVRMDRGHLIVETGPGWVCANAGVDESNSLDPETVILLPRDPDSSARRICDAIAAATGARIAAIVTDTFGRPWREGLLDFALGVAGMDALRDHRGEHDLTGRELHHTVIAQADALAAAAGLVMGKGDGIPAAVVRGYRFAPTDGCGRTLIRRREFDLFR, from the coding sequence ATGAGCCTGACCATCACCCCCGTGCACGGCGTCCCCGCCGTGCAGCCCGGCGACGACCTCGCTGCCATCCTCGTCGCCGTGCTCGCCGAGCGCGGACCACAGCCGCAAACCGGTGATGTCCTCGTCGTCTGTCAGAAGGTCGTCTCCAAGGCCGAGGGGCGGGTGGTACGACTCGACACCGTCGTGCCGTCGGACTTCGCGCATCGCATCGCCGCGTCGACCAGGGACAAGGACCCGCGCGTCGTCGAGGTCGTGCTCCGCGAAACCACCCGAATCGTTCGCATGGACCGTGGCCACCTCATCGTCGAGACCGGTCCCGGCTGGGTCTGCGCCAACGCCGGAGTCGACGAGTCAAACAGCCTCGACCCCGAAACGGTCATCCTGTTGCCGCGCGACCCCGACTCCAGTGCGCGGCGTATCTGCGACGCCATTGCCGCCGCGACCGGGGCACGGATCGCCGCGATCGTGACCGATACGTTCGGCCGCCCATGGCGCGAGGGCCTGCTCGACTTCGCCCTCGGCGTCGCCGGCATGGACGCGTTACGCGACCACCGTGGGGAGCACGACCTGACCGGGCGCGAGTTGCACCACACGGTGATCGCCCAGGCCGACGCCCTGGCCGCCGCCGCCGGTCTGGTCATGGGTAAGGGCGACGGCATTCCCGCGGCAGTCGTGCGCGGCTACCGTTTTGCCCCGACCGATGGCTGTGGCCGCACCCTCATCCGACGCCGCGAGTTCGACTTGTTCAGATAG
- the cofD gene encoding 2-phospho-L-lactate transferase, with protein sequence MTVLAGGVGAARFLRGLRPLLEPTALTTVVNTADDDSFFGLHVSPDIDTVIYTLAGAVHPNQGWGRRGDAFRCLGALADYYPETWFRLGDMDLATHIFRTDALRRGRRLTTVTRTIARAHGVRARVLPMTDDPVRTFVDVEGRGPLAFQRYLVHGRGRGRVRRIAWRGYRRARPSREVITALRRSAAVIIPPSNPLVSIGPILALAGVRAALRARRAHVVAVCPLIGGRPVKGPLHHMLRGLGHEVSPVGIARLYRDVAGTFVFDTRDAAHAPRVAALGLRPVIADTLMSSPARARRLAATVLAEASP encoded by the coding sequence GTGACGGTGCTGGCTGGCGGAGTGGGCGCGGCGCGTTTCCTACGGGGCCTGCGCCCGCTGCTTGAGCCCACCGCGCTGACCACTGTCGTCAACACCGCCGACGACGATTCCTTCTTCGGTTTGCACGTGTCCCCCGACATCGACACGGTGATCTACACGCTTGCCGGCGCCGTGCATCCCAACCAGGGTTGGGGTCGGCGGGGAGACGCCTTTCGCTGCCTCGGAGCGCTGGCCGACTACTACCCCGAAACCTGGTTCCGTCTCGGCGATATGGACCTGGCGACACACATCTTCCGAACCGACGCCCTGCGCCGTGGCCGGCGACTTACCACGGTCACCCGCACCATCGCTCGTGCCCACGGCGTCCGCGCCCGGGTACTCCCGATGACCGACGATCCGGTCCGCACCTTCGTCGACGTGGAGGGGCGCGGACCGCTCGCATTTCAGCGCTACCTCGTCCACGGGCGCGGCCGGGGGCGCGTGCGGCGTATCGCCTGGCGCGGCTACCGCCGAGCCCGGCCTTCGCGCGAGGTCATTACCGCCCTGCGACGGAGTGCGGCGGTGATCATCCCACCGAGCAACCCGCTCGTCAGCATCGGACCGATCCTCGCCCTTGCGGGCGTGCGGGCCGCGTTGCGGGCCAGGCGCGCGCACGTCGTCGCCGTCTGCCCGCTGATCGGCGGCCGGCCGGTCAAGGGGCCGCTCCATCATATGCTGCGCGGCCTTGGGCATGAGGTGTCTCCGGTCGGCATTGCCCGTCTATACCGCGATGTCGCCGGCACGTTCGTCTTCGACACCCGCGACGCGGCTCACGCCCCGCGGGTCGCCGCCCTCGGCCTGCGCCCGGTGATCGCGGACACTCTCATGTCGAGCCCGGCACGCGCTCGCCGACTGGCAGCGACCGTCCTCGCGGAAGCCTCCCCATGA
- the cofH gene encoding 5-amino-6-(D-ribitylamino)uracil--L-tyrosine 4-hydroxyphenyl transferase CofH, whose product MQNLRALVHDERSLDSMLAASRPGLADILERAVAGDELTFDDGILLLGAEGPDLAALIRTADKVRAADVGPAVTYVVNRNINFTNVCFVGCRFCGFARHRKDSDARTDTVDDVLAKVQEAVALGATEICMQGGINPELDPFVYRDLVAAIKGRFPDIHVHAFSPMEILYGARRTGMTHRDYLKMLKDAGLGTIPGTAAEILDDDVRDVLSHKKVDVGSWVDIVTTAHIVGLRSSSTMMYGHIETPAHIVRHLLLLRRIQKDTGGFTEFVPLRFIHTYTALYQRGMVDPPPRGAFDLRMYAVARLLLRGCIDNIQTSWVKLGRDLAQLSLQAGVNDLGGTLMEEQITKSAGGDAGEYLPVADMHALIRAVGRVPVERTTTYGTVSVDQAQRTGDGAGWRSGRGAFPTGPAPAA is encoded by the coding sequence ATGCAGAACCTTCGCGCGCTCGTCCACGACGAGCGTTCGCTCGATTCCATGCTTGCCGCCTCCCGACCCGGACTGGCCGACATTCTCGAGCGCGCCGTCGCCGGCGACGAGCTGACCTTCGACGACGGCATCTTGCTCCTCGGCGCCGAGGGCCCCGACCTGGCCGCACTCATCCGCACCGCCGACAAGGTCCGCGCCGCCGACGTCGGCCCGGCCGTAACCTATGTGGTTAACCGCAACATCAACTTCACGAATGTCTGCTTTGTTGGCTGCCGCTTTTGCGGCTTCGCCCGGCACCGCAAGGATAGCGACGCACGAACCGACACCGTCGACGACGTGCTGGCCAAGGTCCAGGAAGCGGTCGCTCTCGGAGCCACCGAGATCTGCATGCAGGGCGGCATCAATCCGGAACTCGACCCTTTCGTCTATCGCGACCTCGTGGCCGCCATCAAGGGTCGCTTCCCGGACATTCATGTTCATGCCTTCTCTCCGATGGAGATCCTTTACGGCGCCCGCCGCACCGGCATGACGCACCGCGATTACCTGAAGATGTTGAAAGACGCCGGCCTCGGCACGATCCCCGGGACCGCGGCGGAAATCCTCGACGACGACGTCCGCGACGTGCTGAGTCACAAGAAGGTCGATGTCGGCTCCTGGGTGGATATCGTGACCACGGCGCACATCGTGGGGCTACGCTCGTCGTCGACGATGATGTACGGCCACATCGAAACCCCGGCTCACATCGTACGCCACCTCTTATTGCTCCGCCGCATCCAGAAGGACACCGGCGGTTTCACCGAATTCGTGCCCCTACGCTTCATTCACACCTACACTGCACTGTACCAGCGCGGCATGGTCGACCCGCCGCCCAGGGGGGCGTTCGACCTGCGCATGTACGCCGTGGCCCGGTTGCTGCTGCGCGGTTGCATCGACAACATTCAGACGTCGTGGGTCAAACTCGGCCGAGATCTGGCGCAACTGAGCCTGCAGGCAGGGGTCAACGATCTCGGTGGGACCCTGATGGAAGAACAGATCACCAAGTCGGCCGGCGGTGACGCGGGAGAGTACCTCCCCGTCGCCGACATGCACGCGCTGATCCGCGCCGTTGGCCGCGTACCCGTGGAGCGCACGACAACATATGGGACCGTCTCGGTCGATCAGGCGCAACGCACCGGTGACGGTGCTGGCTGGCGGAGTGGGCGCGGCGCGTTTCCTACGGGGCCTGCGCCCGCTGCTTGA
- a CDS encoding GMC family oxidoreductase, with protein sequence MIVKGRTLDRDVDLRCEVCVIGSGAGGAVVARELAGVGRDVVVLEQGGYYTKADFTQREDEMMPLLYEDMGQRATDDGSVIILQGRNVGGSTVHNLCYSFRTPAPILDRWAREDGVREMRYADLEPSFERVEAMLKVKQIRPDEVNVLNDKIRQGCEKLGYRGFVTRHNRENCLRSGFCLLGCSYDAKQSMLVTYVPAASEAGARIYADCQVTGLTTANGRVKSVEATVVDADRRPRFGMRVEADVVVVSAGAINTPQLLLNSRVPNRNRQIGRNLHLHPSVLMAGFYDEDVHGYRGIPQSFYVDHFIDLEKDPDRGYILMPVFGYPIATGAQLPGFGAEHAAMMREYHRMVAILVLLHDQSAGTVTVDRSGRPRIQYGLTADDEAQILEGMEHCAEILFASGARRVLAPYEVPLWLGPNDDLGAIRSRGLRPNEVQIASTHPQSTCRMGEDPRRAVVNSWGRSHEVPNLFVADMSVFPTSLGAPPQITTAALGDRTAHYIAAEWPRLKG encoded by the coding sequence ATGATCGTGAAGGGCCGGACTCTGGATCGCGACGTCGATTTGCGTTGCGAGGTCTGCGTGATCGGTTCGGGCGCCGGCGGTGCGGTCGTCGCCAGGGAGCTTGCCGGGGTGGGCCGCGACGTCGTCGTGCTCGAGCAGGGGGGGTATTACACGAAGGCGGACTTCACTCAGCGCGAAGACGAGATGATGCCGCTGCTCTACGAGGACATGGGGCAGCGCGCCACCGATGACGGCTCGGTCATCATTCTGCAGGGGCGCAACGTCGGCGGCTCCACGGTGCATAACCTCTGCTACAGCTTTCGCACGCCGGCGCCGATCCTGGACAGGTGGGCGCGCGAGGACGGTGTCCGCGAGATGCGCTACGCCGATCTTGAGCCGTCGTTCGAGCGCGTCGAGGCGATGCTCAAGGTTAAGCAGATTCGGCCCGACGAAGTGAATGTTCTCAACGACAAGATCCGGCAGGGATGCGAGAAGCTCGGCTATCGCGGCTTCGTCACACGGCACAATCGGGAGAACTGTTTGCGTAGCGGCTTTTGCCTGCTCGGATGTTCGTACGATGCCAAGCAGAGCATGCTGGTCACTTACGTCCCGGCGGCGTCCGAGGCGGGTGCCCGCATCTATGCCGATTGCCAGGTGACCGGCCTGACGACGGCCAACGGGCGGGTGAAATCGGTCGAGGCTACCGTTGTCGATGCGGATCGCCGGCCTCGCTTCGGTATGCGCGTCGAGGCCGACGTGGTGGTGGTGTCGGCGGGGGCCATCAACACGCCGCAGCTACTGCTGAACAGTCGGGTGCCGAACCGCAACCGGCAGATCGGGCGCAACCTGCACCTGCATCCGAGCGTCTTGATGGCCGGTTTTTACGACGAAGACGTTCACGGTTACCGCGGCATCCCGCAGAGCTTTTACGTCGACCACTTCATCGATCTCGAGAAGGACCCGGACCGCGGCTACATCCTGATGCCGGTCTTCGGTTATCCGATTGCGACCGGCGCGCAGCTCCCCGGCTTCGGGGCCGAGCATGCGGCGATGATGCGCGAGTACCATCGCATGGTGGCCATTCTCGTGCTGCTCCACGATCAGTCCGCGGGTACGGTCACGGTAGACCGCAGCGGGCGGCCGCGAATTCAGTACGGCCTGACGGCGGACGATGAGGCGCAGATACTCGAAGGTATGGAGCATTGCGCCGAGATCCTCTTTGCCAGTGGCGCCCGTCGGGTTCTGGCTCCGTACGAAGTGCCGCTGTGGTTAGGTCCGAACGATGATCTCGGCGCGATTCGTTCTCGCGGATTGCGGCCCAACGAAGTCCAGATCGCCTCGACCCATCCGCAGAGCACCTGCCGCATGGGCGAGGACCCGCGGCGGGCCGTGGTGAATTCGTGGGGTCGCTCGCACGAGGTGCCCAACCTGTTCGTCGCCGACATGAGCGTGTTTCCGACCTCGCTCGGGGCGCCGCCGCAGATCACCACCGCGGCGCTCGGCGACCGGACGGCGCACTACATCGCGGCGGAGTGGCCACGTCTGAAGGGATGA